The following coding sequences lie in one Candidatus Margulisiibacteriota bacterium genomic window:
- the fabG gene encoding 3-oxoacyl-[acyl-carrier-protein] reductase, with protein MKRLNEKIAFITGAAQGIGKSIAVAFANEGANIVVSDINLDLAKQTADEIARLGVKTYPIKTNVADLSDVQASITEAHKHFGRIDILVNNAGITKDNLLIRMKKEEWDAVLAVNLTGVFNCSQAVSTLMMKQRYGRIISIASIVGQMGNFGQANYAATKGGVIAFTKTIARELASRNITANAIAPGFIQTAMTDKLTDEVKQKMMSQIPMGKLGSPDDIANAAVFLASPEADYITGQVLAVNGGMYM; from the coding sequence ATGAAGAGATTAAATGAAAAGATCGCGTTCATTACCGGCGCCGCCCAGGGGATAGGCAAGTCGATCGCTGTTGCTTTTGCCAATGAGGGAGCAAACATCGTTGTTTCCGACATCAACCTCGACCTGGCTAAACAAACCGCTGACGAAATCGCCAGGCTTGGGGTTAAAACTTACCCCATCAAGACCAATGTTGCAGACCTCTCGGATGTCCAAGCCTCGATCACCGAGGCTCATAAGCATTTTGGCCGGATCGACATTCTGGTCAATAACGCCGGGATCACCAAAGACAACCTCCTGATCAGGATGAAAAAGGAAGAATGGGACGCAGTTCTTGCGGTTAACCTGACCGGTGTTTTTAACTGCTCGCAGGCAGTTTCCACCTTGATGATGAAACAACGATACGGTAGAATAATCTCGATCGCCAGTATAGTTGGCCAGATGGGAAATTTTGGGCAGGCCAATTACGCGGCCACTAAAGGCGGGGTGATCGCGTTCACCAAGACGATCGCGCGGGAGCTTGCATCACGCAATATCACCGCCAACGCGATCGCGCCGGGCTTTATTCAGACCGCGATGACCGACAAGCTGACCGATGAGGTCAAGCAAAAGATGATGTCCCAGATCCCCATGGGGAAGCTGGGTTCACCTGATGACATAGCAAATGCGGCCGTTTTCCTGGCCAGCCCAGAAGCCGATTACATCACCGGCCAGGTCCTGGCGGTCAACGGCGGCATGTACATGTAA
- a CDS encoding nitronate monooxygenase has translation MNLPELTIGRFTAKLPIIQGGMAVRISTGALAGAVASTGAIGVIGASGMALDELRREIQIARARAAGGIVAVNIMFAAREFWELVQTAIKEKVDLVITGAGFSRDIFKVGLDNNTPIVSIVSTGRLAATAEKLGATAIVVEGVEAGGHLGTDRSIWEILPEVRQAVKLPVIAAGGIINGAEMLKSFKAGANGVQMATRFVLSEECNAAPAFKEVYQKATKDDIVKISSPVGMPGRAIKTALVAKILSKTAPKPVGCDFCLKHCSYEYCIIQALKNAQVGDVDNGVVFSGEYIWKIPDRTIKPAAKIVAEIVKEFKEAQP, from the coding sequence ATGAACTTACCAGAATTGACCATTGGCAGATTTACGGCAAAGCTCCCGATAATTCAGGGAGGGATGGCTGTACGCATCTCCACCGGCGCGCTGGCCGGCGCGGTCGCCTCGACCGGGGCGATCGGCGTGATCGGCGCTTCTGGTATGGCTCTTGATGAACTTCGCAGAGAGATCCAAATTGCTCGAGCACGGGCGGCAGGCGGGATCGTTGCCGTCAACATCATGTTTGCCGCCCGTGAGTTTTGGGAATTGGTCCAAACTGCCATCAAAGAGAAAGTCGACCTGGTCATTACCGGAGCCGGCTTCTCGCGAGACATTTTCAAGGTCGGGCTCGACAACAATACGCCTATAGTTTCCATTGTTTCCACCGGCCGCCTGGCCGCCACCGCCGAAAAGCTTGGCGCGACCGCCATTGTGGTTGAAGGGGTCGAGGCCGGCGGACACCTTGGGACTGACCGTTCGATCTGGGAAATTCTGCCGGAAGTCCGGCAAGCGGTCAAGCTTCCGGTGATCGCCGCCGGCGGCATCATCAATGGGGCGGAAATGCTTAAATCTTTTAAGGCCGGGGCCAATGGGGTCCAAATGGCTACCCGCTTTGTCCTGTCCGAAGAGTGCAACGCCGCCCCGGCATTCAAGGAAGTTTATCAAAAAGCAACCAAAGACGACATCGTCAAGATCTCTTCGCCTGTTGGCATGCCGGGCCGGGCGATCAAAACCGCGCTGGTCGCCAAGATCCTCAGCAAGACGGCCCCAAAGCCGGTTGGCTGTGATTTTTGCCTGAAACACTGCTCTTATGAATATTGCATCATCCAGGCGCTTAAAAACGCGCAGGTTGGCGACGTCGACAACGGGGTGGTCTTTTCCGGCGAATATA
- the acpP gene encoding acyl carrier protein, which produces MDEQKAFEAVKKVVAEQLGVSESEITRESSFVNDLGADSLDTVELVMALEEAFGMEIPDEDAEKIKTIGDTMNYVMAHGKK; this is translated from the coding sequence ATGGACGAGCAAAAAGCTTTTGAAGCGGTTAAAAAGGTTGTTGCGGAACAACTGGGCGTTTCTGAATCGGAAATTACCCGAGAATCTTCCTTTGTCAATGATTTAGGGGCCGACTCGCTCGACACGGTTGAGCTGGTCATGGCCCTGGAGGAAGCCTTCGGCATGGAGATCCCGGACGAAGACGCGGAAAAGATCAAGACTATCGGAGATACAATGAATTACGTGATGGCTCACGGAAAGAAGTAA